The sequence CACGAGGTCTGCGTACAGGGTCCGCTTGTGTTCTTCGAAGTCACTCGCGTCCACCGTCACCGTAGAGGTGGCGGAATGCGGACCTGCTGCCCTGAGCCTGGCGCGCACCTTCTCGTCGATCACGAGCGAATTGACGACGTAGATATTGATCAGGCTTTCGCCGGCAGCGGAGCGAAAGCATGTTTGCAACGCGTGGCGGCTGATCCGTGCCGGGACACGCTCGCGGCCATTCCTGTAATAGAAATGAAGCCAGTCTTCGGAATCGTCTGGAGGAACTTCTCGTGCTTGCATGCGGACGCGTTGGATCGAATCTGTTCTCAGAAGAACCAGGGAACTGATGAAACTCAGTCCGGTTCCTTCAACGCAGCCTCGCGCACATTTCTGGCCTCGCTGCAGATGCCGGTGTTCAAGTGAGATGGGAATGGACGCACCGATGGCGCGTGCCAGGTGCCTGACACAGCCGCCCTGGAAAGGGCTGCTGCTGTATGCACGTTAATGCGTATGCAGCACGGTTCCTGTCAGCGATCGCGCCGCGAAACCCTTGTTGTCGGATTCGGTTCCGGGTACCCGCCATCGAGCGGGAGAGCCAGACGCCCGATCAACGTACCCAGTGGCATACCTTGTGATGGTGATCCACGTGACACACCTGGTGTGGCTTGCGGTGAGGTGCCGCCGATGCCACAAGAGGAGTGAGCATCACCAGACCCGATGCGGCAAGGACGACGGCGAAGGCAAGGTTCTTCATTTTTCTCTCTCTGATGTTGGCTGCTTGCAAGCAGGCCGAAGCCCTCGAGCCTAAAGCGCAAGAATGAGTCGGAAATTAGTTTGCACGCGCGCTCATTCGATCAAATGAAGATGCTCAGATGCGCGCCGAAGAGAGGCCCTGGGCGTGCATCCCAGCCGGGGGCCGACGTACAGTGATGCCCTTCAATGCAAACCCCGGGGGATGAGTCTCAAATGAAAGCTGTGCTGTCTTTTCTGTGCGCAATTGGAATCGGCCTGGCACCCGTGCTGGTCCAGGCCAAGACCGGTCGGTGCGTGTTGCAGGTGAACACGAAGACGTTTCTCGACGGTCCGTGTGAGATCAAGCTCAACGACAAGCAGGGATCGTTTTCGATAGGTGCCGGAGACTCGCATCGGTCGAAGTATTTCGCCTATGTCCGCATGGACGACGACGGCGCGCACGGCTACTGGAACGAGACGCCTGATGCCACCCATGCCCACGCAGACTTGGGCATCCTGAAGCGAGATGGCGCCTGCTGGAAGAACGACACGGCTCGTGTGTGCGCCTACAAGTAGCCCGGTTGTCGCAAGCCGACCCGGCTGCAGGTTGCCAGCTACGAGGTTGAATACGCTCGTCAGCGGAATGCCTCGCGGCCGTGGGACAGTTCGACTCTCTGCACCGGGATCGACAGGCTCCACGAGTTGCCTGCCACCTGATGCGGAGAACACTCCGGGCAAACGGCGATCCGTCGATCGCTGCTACATGCTTCCGTACCGCTTGCCGAGGCTCAACAGCTGCGGTGTGCCGATGACATCGTTGAGTTCATCGAAGTCGAGCATCTCGGGGCGCATCGCATTGGTGCTGCCCGTCGCGTGAAGCGAATCGAAGTATCGCTTCATCTGCCGGCCGAGAAAGCGCACCACGCCGCCCGGGAAGATCACGACCTTGAAACCCGTCTGGCCCAACTCTCCTGCTGATTGAAGCGGGGTCTTGCCGCCTTCGACCATGTTGGCGAGCAAGGGCACGCGACCATCGAACTGCTGGCAGGCGCGTGCCATGTCCGCCGGACTGCGAAGCGCCTCGATGAACAGCACGTCCACGCCGCATGCAAGGTAGGCTTCTGCGCGCGCGAGCGCGGATTCGAGCCCTTCGACGGCCACTGCATCGGTGCGGGCGACGATCAACGTGC comes from Variovorax paradoxus and encodes:
- a CDS encoding HHHH-motif protein → MKNLAFAVVLAASGLVMLTPLVASAAPHRKPHQVCHVDHHHKVCHWVR